Proteins encoded within one genomic window of Formosa agariphila KMM 3901:
- a CDS encoding YceI family protein has protein sequence MIIKKLALVIFILLAVSFKDRPPKSHTEIIIKPSSKLTIHGVTNITNFACEFNTVTLKDKISISYKGTNKHAVFENAILVLDNKEFDCGRKIINKDFNGLLKTEDYPQIAIHLKEITRSETQPQKTVAHVDFVIAGVTKPYQIPIKISRDHSLKINGRIRLNIRDFGLENPKKVLGLIKIEDVVTVNFNLDLDVL, from the coding sequence ATGATAATAAAAAAGCTAGCCCTCGTTATATTTATTCTTCTAGCGGTATCGTTTAAAGATCGCCCACCTAAAAGCCATACAGAAATTATTATAAAACCTAGTAGTAAACTTACCATTCATGGCGTAACAAATATTACAAATTTTGCATGCGAATTTAATACCGTAACATTAAAAGATAAAATTTCAATATCTTATAAAGGCACAAATAAGCATGCTGTTTTTGAAAATGCTATTTTAGTTCTAGATAATAAAGAGTTCGATTGCGGAAGAAAAATAATTAATAAAGATTTCAACGGACTTCTAAAAACAGAAGATTACCCTCAAATTGCTATTCACTTAAAAGAAATCACTCGATCTGAAACACAACCACAAAAAACAGTAGCCCATGTAGATTTTGTAATCGCTGGTGTTACAAAACCCTATCAAATCCCTATTAAAATTAGTCGGGATCATTCTCTTAAAATTAATGGACGTATTCGATTAAATATTAGAGATTTTGGATTAGAAAATCCGAAAAAAGTTCTTGGTTTAATAAAAATTGAAGATGTGGTAACTGTGAACTTTAATTTAGATCTAGATGTGTTATAA